tggaatcattgaatggcttgggttggaagggaccttaaagatcatttagtttcaacccccctgccataagCAGGGATGATCTAAAACAGTTTCAAATGAGAACCTGAATTCTGTAGACTGCTAACAACAAAGGCTGACAGAATTCCTTAAATGCTGTGGGTTCTGCCTGCAGGCCATATGTTGGACACTACTGACGTGATATGTACAACTAGGAGCTTAATATATCATTGAACCAACCTACAGTGCAGGTGAAACCAACCTACTGTGCAAGTAAATGCAACTTGGTCCTTGGATTCCATAGGTGAATGTGTATCAATATGTGTGTTTCTTGACTGTGTGTTTCTCGATTCAGGTTTTGAACTGTCTTGGTAAAACTGTTTGTCTTTTATAGTTGGGAGACATAGCCAGATAACCAGATTTCCATGTTTTGCATTAACTGTGCATGGAAAAATAACTTGCAAGTTGCAGTTCACATGGATTTGGTAATGGCAGTGTTTGTGGACTCGTGACATAGCTTGAACTGCTCAGAACAGCAGGGGCTAACTCAGGACAGGTTCTGTTCTGGCCTTGCTCTCCTCCAGAGTGCCTCAGCTGCCTCACTCTTTCCAGTTGTCCTCTCATCTTTTCTTGTCACTGTCAGTGTTTTGTTGAAATTTTTTGGTTTTCTCAACTTCTCTTGGGTCTAGCATATTAAAGGCTCAGTAAATGTAGCTTTATGTGTGCCTGATGTAAAGTTGCGGTACTAAAAGGAGTGAGTAAAAGACTAGTTGTGGCTAGTGTACTCCTAGAACAGTATTACAAGAGATGTATTCAAGCTTTTTGTACCTCAGGATGTCTAGTAACCTGAGATCAGGCAGCTGTAGTTCACATACGACTTAAGTACACTTTGGAGTCTGCATAACATGTTAAATTACATCTACCCAACTGCCCCATAAACCAAACGCTTTCTATAAATAACACTTTTCAATGTAATTATCAGAAGAACCATTTGGCAGATGCTTCAGCTTAAACTTGAGGAGCACATTTGAAGTTAATTGCGTGTATACGGTTGGGAGAGATTGTGGCCTTAATAGTCACACTGAACAGAAGCTAGACTTCATGTTATACAAAGGGAGAAAGTTGCATTATCTAAGCTATGCTCTAATATTCTTGTATTTCCCAAAACGAGATGTTCCAGTAACTAGGACCACTTCTTTggtttcaaagaaaatcaagcTATTTATGCCATATACTAGAAATGTGACTCTTGTGCTATATTCATGAagttacagaaataacaaaacccAAGCTGGCTTACATACTAAATAAGTGATAGTTCTGACACTGTAGTAGGCTGCTGAGGCAGAAATACTTCTGGAAAATACttagaaatagcttttttactttaatatgCGAGTAGAATTTCAGCAAGGCCTTgtatgtttgtctttttctattaaaaataaaagtccatTGATAAAATCAGCTTTAACTTGTTTTATGTCATTAGTCTTTTTCATTgactgtaattaaaatgtattaatattgATGGATGTCTAAATTACCACTTGGCACAGACCTGCTGGGTGGGGAAGAGAGTGGATGAAGCACCACTACCTAACTTGTTCCTGACCCTGCTTTCATTTACACATTTTCACATAAGCTAATGCAACCAACTCTCCACTGGTGcataaatgtgcatttttcctctttaaaccAAACCAACGTACCATATGCAAAACAAAGGCAAGTTTCAACACATTTTGCATACCAAAGGATTTATTAGAGTAAAGTAAGTTTAACTCCTTAAGATCTTAAGGTATGCAACTTCTGTAATTAAGGTTTACAGGGTACTTGTGTATCTCTATCTAAAAATCATAGGGACCTAATTCCTAGAGACTCACAAGTTAAAGATGTCTTATGCTATAGTTCTTGTACTTGATGCATATAGAGCTATGCGCATTTTATAATAGTTCCAAGAAAATGTCCATACTTGTGCTCCCAAAGTAAGACTCACAAGGAAGCAAACAGACTATTTTGAGTATGCATGGCAGTGTACTTAACTACCTGACTCGAATTACTTTCCCTTGTGATTATCTTAATGTTCCAGTTAAGTCTGCATATATCTTGCTATATGTATAGTCCATACGTATCTTACTATAGCTTATTGaaagttcaaaattaaaacaatgttaACTTAGCCTTTTTCCCCTCATTCAGCAGACTGCTCATGGTTCAGAGTTGGACaatgctgcagtgcagcagatGTACTGAATTTGGgaaagtttttttcccttctgccttGTAAATATAGATGAATTCTGCCCCACTCCTTTCTGGTATGCAAGGAGAGCAAATCTGACAGGACAGGTTTAAGGTTCAGCAATGTCAGGCTTGAAGTccatattaattttcatttattaccctgaaaaattcctttttgcCCTCAGTGCACTTTTGTTTAATCAGTTGTTGCTTCAACTCTTCAGATGACAAACTAGCTATCTGATTAGTTGCAGATATCAACTAGTCATTTCACAAGGAATAAAACAGACTAATTGGAACGCACCTAGGTTTgtgcttttattgctttgtcTAAATCATCCACCACTTGTTGCAGCTTTTGTAGGCTGGGGTGGACGTTCTCCTCCATCCACTCCTCTACAGTACTGTTGTGGAAAACTTGTTCCATGGCTGCTTGGAGGTCTTGCACCACGGCATTCCACTTTGACAGAAGACTAaccaaaaatcagaaagaaaaaaacaatcacGTGCAAGAAAGTTCTGCCTCAAGGGAGGCCTAGCTTACTGGGACTTTTAAAGGGGATACAGTTCTTAGGAtgactgcagaagcagcatttgctAGAGGAGCTCAAGGGAATTGATTCTGTGCAGATGGCAAAAAGCTGATACTGCTTGCATTTAAGCACCATTAATCTTGGTAATTTCCTTAGGTAATGACACATACAAGGGAGGGTGTTCTGAAGACTAATTTTGTACTTGTATTCAATAAACTTGTTCAACAGAAAGCAGATTAAGATAAATGTGCTCTTCTGTTTAAAACTGTATTATGAGCACATCATATTGATTGATTTCCATCGATGCTTCTGAAGTAAACATAGAAAAAGGCAAGAACTCAAAGCGGAATGAACTTGCTCGCCTGAAATATTAGACTTTTTCCCCTTGAATGTAAAACAGGTGGTGTTACCTTATTGCATCTGGCTGAAAATGATGCATTATTATAGGATGAataatcttcctttttctgtggtAGGGACTGAACCAGCCTGTGACGTATCTGAAAATGGATGTTAGAATGAACAGTTTTTGAAACAAGCAGCAATGCCTCTGTAGGCTGAGAAGGTGGTGATAGAGCTTTAGCTTTATGTCACAGCTGGGGATAATGCCTCAGGAGTAAGTAAATTTAACTCTGTCTTTGGAGCTAGCTTGTAAAAGCCTGTTAGTGGCAGATGACAATAACTGATCACCTGTTCAAATGTAAGTTTCAAGTTCCTTTTTTCTGTAACCATACAATTAAAAGTgttcatttttagtttaaagagcAGTAAGTTCTAATTCAACAAAATTTGATGATTGAAATAAGCACAGAGTGTTCAGGAATGCagctgaaatactttaaatatgCTCTGCTGAGGTGTCAATATATAGGGATGCAATGCCTGAAAGGTAGAACTTGATGTTTCAGTGATCAGTCACCTTGCTGGAGTTCCTTGAATATATGGCTAATTTCTAGATGAAATAGCCCCCACACTCCTGCAGACAGAATCAAAGTGAACATTTTTACCTGTTCCTTTCAAGAAGTTCGTCCACAGATGACTTGAGGTAGAAACTAACTTGTGTCACCAGGGTAAGAATAGTGCTCCCAGGAAAGGTCCCCAGACTTGTGCTGTCCAAAGAGAACATTAGTTTCTGAACTTACCCTGCAATGAGAAGTATCTGAATCCAGCAGCTGGAATTTTACCTCATGAAAGTATCAATTTCCAGATTGGGCATTCCCAGGAGCTTTTCCACATTCTCTTTAACCATTTCAGAATAGCCACCTGGGCAGAAGACAGTAGAAGTAAACAAAAGGAGCCTAAGcaaccaaaatgttttcaaagagtttttttttttttcctggagtatTCAGCATTGGCCTACTAGTTCCCCCTCGgatgaagaatttttaaaaggtaaaatggaaagagaacaaggaaaaaactTGGGGGCTATGGTGAGTAGGTTGTCTTTCATGGGGCTTCTTGTGCTACGTGAAGCACTTCCAAGCTATTATCTTTCCATTCAGGGTACTTAACGTTTTTAGTGCCTTAGTTAAATGTAGGTAGgttgtggttttctgttttgaaaagaaacatggaaGGACAAATATTCTATTGGCAACTGCCTGTGAAGAAGCCAGAAactacaggatttttttttttaccacgCTTCTTAGAttagttttaagaaaatggaTTAGTTAACTTCTACATGTAAACAACATCTAAATGTAATTAGTCTCACTTATGTACCAGCAGTGTTTCAAATtagttttcaaataaacaatTCAGTTTCTTAATTTTTGCAGTATGAATGAAAATTCTGTGATGACTTACAGGttaaaatgcaacaaataaTTAACATACTATGGTTATTTTCACATACATGCTGAGACTTCCTTACTCCCATACTGCAGACCTGTGAGATGCATAACCTATTGTTTGTAATTTCTAAACTGATCATGTTGTCAAACCGCCTCAAAATGTGATAAGCCTGTGCCAACCTGAGGGCAAGGTTATTTCACTCTTGCGTTAGGCTTTAGCTCAGAGAGAATAAAGTTGTCATTGTACCATTCTCTAGTGCTTGCAGACATACAGCCAATGATGGAATTGCCACAGGGAAAAGCTCACACAAAACAGAGAAGTGATCAtacctaaaaaagaaaacatttactaATTAGACATTCTAGTATTAGAATATACTAAAGCAGTAGGAATTGTTAATATTTCAATCACCAAAAATCAAAGAGCTTTAGAAAATCAGTTTGTCTCGGAGAAAGTATCTTCCATCTCTGAAATGCTACGTATTCCTGTTCTACTAATTAGAACAGATACCAAACACGTGATGCTCAAACCGAATTTAGAACCACCCATTGGAATTCAGTTCTCCGGTATTTCCTTAGATCTCTTGACTACAGCATCAAAACCTTTTACTCCCTTACTCCAAACTCCTCTCGTAACTTCCTTCTATTTTTGAATCCACATTAGACATTTAGCTTCACACTGGATTGTTAACTATGACTCTTTTTTGGTAGTAAttaggtattggaaagagttaTTAAGGAATACTGCTGGATATTCAAGAGTTCAACAGGGCTGTGAGAGTTTGTATAGGTTGAACtgcatttaaattcttttgtCCTGTGCAGTTAGAACACAATCACTTGAGAGACATCTTCCATGTCTGAGGTAAaaccatttctttgttttaaaatataatgcatCCTTTTTACTCGTTACTCCAAATGTTAAGAATTGGGGTGTTATGTGAAGAATGTAATTTGTGGGTGGAAGAGTCACACTGCTGTTTATAAGCAGTCCAAGGTGGCACAAAGTACATTCAAGCCTTCAGAACCAATCTGCTACTGTTGGTGTACACCAACAGGTTGTTTCTGCTGATAAAGCCTGTAGCAGTTGGCTGGAATTCTGAAATTCACACTTTACTGCTCAGTTTTACCCAACTGAGCATAACCAGCAAGAAGGACTGCAGTGTTGAAAAGCTCCTCTGTAAATGCCCAACTTCCTTCTACCTCTTAGAGTTTTTGGGTGGAAGTTTGCTTCCATGTGATCCCTGAAACCATTAAAAAAGATACTACTTACCTTTGCCAGCCGGTCAGCGCGATACCTTGAAGCACATCGGTGGGGGTACTGCTTGCCACTTTCAGCCACTGAAGATGGTTTTGTAAGTGGTGTCCAATGAGCGTTAGAGACTGATTCACCCCTGTAGCTCCTTTAAAAGCACTGGCAAACCACACCTTGGAGAAACCACATCTACGATACTTCTCTAcaagaagcactgaaataagACACAAAAGAACACTTCTCAGATATGGTTTTTCTCCAGTTTCAGCCCTGACTATAATGCTCCAGTTAACAGGAATTCTGGGCTCTGAACTGTTCTGGTGGAGAAGGAGCCATGAGGTCTACTGAGTCATTTTTGCTGGTAATACACAATTATTAAATGCATCATAGGATGGAGAAGAGGTAGGCAAGTATCCTCTACTTGTCCAAAAATCAGCTCCTATTCTTTCAGTGGGAATGTCTGCTGCCTTAAAGTAGTTCACAAGAATTCGTGCATAATAAgggctgcaaagctgtttttgtttcttttgaaaacatctCTGGACTGTATCTACACAAGATGACCACCTTCTCCACTAgcataacacatttttttcccttcaaggATTAGCACCGATcagactttttgttgtttttccaaaaaGGCACAATGGagacttttaaagaaagcttaGAATGATAGTTAATAATCGAGTAACAGAACTCTTCTTCTAAGCAGCTCAGCAGAGTACAAACCTTTGCTCTCCACATCCAGGTCTGCTGCGTAGTCCCAGATCATAGGCTGCACAAGCTGTGGGACTCCAGACTCTGAAAGGAACAGAATTCTTCTAAATAATAAACAATGGCCCATTAAAGATGAGAACTAAATGCATATTATTGGTGCAGTAATGCATGACTAAAACAAACTATGGCTTGTCACTGAAATTCTTCATGTACAGTTCAAGTGCCCATATATATTTTCAGCCTGGCCAAGActttaaacatgaaaattcaCGTCAGGGTCCTCAAAACCTACAATGTCTTGAAACCACTGATGTGGATCATCAGTGACAATTAATTGGCGATGCCATTTGTCCCAAGCCCATCTTGTTCTCAGGCTCTTGAATCTATTAGTATACCTGCTGGGTTGAACTGGTGGAGATGCAAACTGCACATGCAAGATTTTGGCTAAATTCAAAGGGAGTATTCACCCTTTAAGTTAGGGATTATTTaagctgtgtttgcagagaACTTAGCTTTTCAAGGTGCCTTGAAAATCCAAATTAAGATACAGGTTTAGCTTCCTTTTATAATCAACTGTCTGACTAGTTTTAAATATGAGAAACACTGactcctggagaagctgcagtAAAATTGTgcaaaaattcagtattttaactGTATATCATTTTAGTTTTAGACTGCTATTGCCTGTGGCAGTTGAGCACACGTAGCTAGATGCTGTGCTTCTCTTGTGGAAACCACAGGGGTccatctggattttttttttttggatgattTCCCACCATGAAAGCCATGAGTAGGTCAATCAATGCTGGAGGAGCTGTATGGCTCTTCATGGTACGGTCTAAATCTGTTCTGAGCACACATGTAAGGTGGAAAATAGTGGAACTCCATCTACATCAGAACCACTCAACTTTCAGTAGTATTTGCACATTTTCAACAAATGAGGCCCATGACATTGAGGCTATGGAGCTATTCCACAATTCAGTATTGGAGTTCCTCATTAAGTTTGCTTTGATCAACTGTACTGTCAAAGACACCCACAGGGTCATAGCTTCTCCTTCTGAACCTGTGCTATGGGAACCAGCcactgcacagagcagcaatGAACATTAGAAAGTGGCATACAGCATAGAAGTTTAAGATAAGACCAGCTTTTCTTGAGTggataaagaaaatagaatttatGGCAACCACTGCATGATGACTGCTTTTGTTAATTACCTGTGTATTACCATATAGAAAACTAATGTGCATACATAATGAGGTTTGATCATGTCTGTGGGATTGCCAAGGACTAAATGTCTCTTCTCCTGAGTTTATTGGACCATATCTCAGttattctcagatttttttaaaaattatttttcagctaacAGCAAATCTGTCTCAACCGACTGTGTGGACTTTTTTGAATGCTACAAAATGACTCACCCCATCACTGGTCACACACCTGCCAACGTTTCCTCACTTATCCCTCTGAGCATGTCATCCCACACGATGGGAGTCACAGTGGGATAAGATGAGGCCATACAACTTGCAACTGCTTTTATATGGGATAAGCACAGCTTTTCTGGTGTGTTCTCTTGTTGTTGCAGCCACTGTTTTGACTCTTCTCCTTCACCAAGGTAGTAGACCTGAAACATCAAACAAATAATCCTGGCTTCCGGCACAGGAAGGGGGACAAGCTTGACACAGTATCATTGAATCATACAATACTCAAAAACTCTTGCACTGATGTAACACACTGAGTAGACATATTTCAAAGCACATCTCAGTGTTGGAGACACTGTAAGCATTCAGTCTGCAGGAGACCCTGGTCTGGACTAAATACATCACGTAAGGGAAGCTTTCTATATGAATTAAAATACCTACATGATTCCTATACAAATTAAGGCATGCTGCATTTGGTTCTGGATGGTTTGTCTTGCAAGAATCGCTCACCAGTCTTAGTTCAAGAAACCTAGAAACCCATAAGTTTCTGAATTAAAGTGAGGTTCCTGTCCTGGAGATTATTTGTACATGAATCTAGAAGTGATTTGGGAGCATCTCCAAGAGCGGTCAAAGCATATTTACTCCTATGTATGTAGCAGATTTGGGCCCATTAGAATGGATATGTATTTaagtttctgttattttatttacccGGTTAATTTTCCTTTGGGAATTACAGCTGGTCAATAGGAATGACATCCCAAGCTCCCGGAATGGCTTAGCACTGAAGCCTTTTCTATGCTGGCTCGCACTGGTGCTTCCTGTCCCCAGAACTCCACCTGCACATGGCCTGGGCACCACTAAAACACAGAAGCCTCAAACCTTGCTTCCGCTGCCCACCATAAAAACTTCCTGGCTCCAGAAAAGTCCCACCTCATCGCATCCTATGTGGAACCACTTCAAGTCTTCATGCAGCGCCATGACGTGATCGATCATGGCTTTGACCAGCGCCTGCGACTCCTCCTTGTGGGGGTTGAGAGCGTTGGGAAACATCCTCACCTCGCGGAGATGGGCGAACTCCTTGTGCTTCAACACGAACTGTGGCAGAAAACCGAGGTGAAGGTGGCTTCAGCAGGCTCTGGGGTCCCCGCAGCCCTCAGCTGTGCCCCATCTTGGACCCTTGAAGCCCCCCTCAGGGCCTGTCTCCACTCACCTCCATGTGCCCGAAGCTCTGCACCAGCGGCaccacctccagcccctgctccttgGCGaggcccagcagctcctggagctccTGGCGGCTGCAGGACGGAGGACACGGGGCATGGTGAGGACCGAGCCAGGCTGGTCCCACAGTGCCCCCCAGTCCTCCCACTGCTACCTGTAGGCGTGTGGTGCCCGCAGCGGCTCCAGCGGCCCCGTGTAGGGAAAGGTGTCCTCAtactccagcagcagccctgtggcGCCCAGGGCACGGAGCAGCGGCAGCACCTGCGGCAGGGGGGGGATTTGGGCTTAGGGTTGAATTTAGGGCTTTAGAGCTTAGGGCTGGGGTTTATAGCTTTTTAGCTTAGGGCCGGGTTTAGGGCTTTTGGGCTTAGGGCCAGGGTTTAGGGCTTTAGGGCCAGCTTTAGGGCTGTCTTTAGGATTTGGGGCCGGGTTTAGGGCTTTAAGGCTAGGTTTAGGGCTTTAACGCTGTGTTTAGGATTGGGTTTAGGGCTTCAGGGCTGGCTTTGGGGCCGGGTTTAGTGCTTAGGGCCGGGGTTTAGGGTTTTAGGGCCTGCTTTAGGGCTTAGGGCTTTAGGGCCGGCTTTGGGGCTGGGTTTAGGGCTTTAGGGCTGTGTTTAAGGCCGGGTTTAGGGCTTTTGGGCCGGGTTAAGGGCTCTAGAGCTGGCTTTGGGGCCGGATTGAGTGCTTTAGGGCCGGGTTTAGAGCTTTAGGGCTGAGGGCCGGGTTTGGGGCTTAGGGCCGGGTTTAGGGCCGGCCCCCCTCACCTGCCCCAGGTAAGCGGCTCGCGGCGGGGCGCCCTTCAGGTCCAGGTGCACCAGGCGCTGCCGCAGCCCGCCGGTCGCCATGGCCGCTCCGCTCTCGATTGCTCCTGCCTGCGGCGCGGCTCCGCTTCCATCGCTTCGGCCTGGGCGGCCGCGTCCCCCTGCGGCAGCGGCTCCGGTGcgggtgtgtggggggggagcTGCTCGGCAGCCGCTTGCTCTCCCCTGgcaggcgggggggggcggcgccgAGCGCATCGATCAGGGCAGGCCGCAATGGCGACGCAGcgccgagcggggccggggggggagcggcggAGGACGGGGGGCGGCAAGGCCCGGGCCCCCGGCACGGCGACGGCAACGGGACGGGGCTgggcgctgaggggagcggtccccggggct
This genomic window from Cygnus atratus isolate AKBS03 ecotype Queensland, Australia chromosome 18, CAtr_DNAZoo_HiC_assembly, whole genome shotgun sequence contains:
- the HEXD gene encoding hexosaminidase D — encoded protein: MATGGLRQRLVHLDLKGAPPRAAYLGQVLPLLRALGATGLLLEYEDTFPYTGPLEPLRAPHAYSRQELQELLGLAKEQGLEVVPLVQSFGHMEFVLKHKEFAHLREVRMFPNALNPHKEESQALVKAMIDHVMALHEDLKWFHIGCDEVYYLGEGEESKQWLQQQENTPEKLCLSHIKAVASCMASSYPTVTPIVWDDMLRGISEETLAESGVPQLVQPMIWDYAADLDVESKVLLVEKYRRCGFSKVWFASAFKGATGVNQSLTLIGHHLQNHLQWLKVASSTPTDVLQGIALTGWQRYDHFSVLCELFPVAIPSLAVCLQALENGGYSEMVKENVEKLLGMPNLEIDTFMSTSLGTFPGSTILTLVTQVSFYLKSSVDELLERNRYVTGWFSPYHRKRKIIHPIIMHHFQPDAISLLSKWNAVVQDLQAAMEQVFHNSTVEEWMEENVHPSLQKLQQVVDDLDKAIKAQT